From Desulfurobacteriaceae bacterium, a single genomic window includes:
- a CDS encoding metal ABC transporter substrate-binding protein codes for MKRLVYLFLLVVTLAIFGCISQNSSKPLIVSSIPVWKSVAEYIGGRDFRYYSILKGGESPHGYEPKPSDVQKIQEAKLIIVHGLGLDDWALKGVNKGKVFNIGELFSKKYPQIKKPGYHLWTNPVLMEEVYFEIAKKLVKFYPKRETYYLKRADDYAAMIEQLLQRINNCLQDVKKKVVVIYHPVWKPLLETFGVKTIEIARTPEEQITPERLKEVIEEAKKKGAKVVIGETFAPKKVVDMVAKEINGKVLILNPVHSDDYVRALSNWGSKICNALKE; via the coding sequence ATGAAAAGACTTGTTTATCTCTTTCTCCTTGTAGTCACACTAGCAATCTTTGGCTGTATATCTCAAAATTCCTCTAAACCGTTAATCGTTTCCTCTATTCCTGTTTGGAAAAGTGTAGCAGAGTACATAGGAGGAAGGGACTTTAGATATTATTCCATTTTGAAAGGTGGAGAATCTCCCCACGGATACGAACCTAAACCTTCAGATGTTCAAAAAATTCAGGAAGCGAAACTTATAATAGTTCACGGTCTTGGTTTGGACGACTGGGCTTTAAAAGGTGTAAATAAAGGAAAAGTTTTCAACATTGGAGAACTGTTTTCTAAAAAGTATCCCCAAATAAAGAAACCTGGTTACCATCTATGGACAAACCCTGTTCTTATGGAAGAAGTTTACTTTGAAATTGCCAAAAAGCTTGTAAAGTTCTATCCTAAGAGAGAAACCTATTACCTTAAAAGGGCTGATGATTATGCAGCAATGATTGAACAGCTTCTCCAAAGAATCAACAACTGTTTACAAGATGTAAAGAAAAAGGTTGTTGTAATTTATCATCCTGTTTGGAAACCTCTACTTGAAACTTTTGGAGTAAAAACAATAGAAATTGCAAGAACGCCGGAAGAGCAGATAACTCCTGAAAGGCTAAAAGAAGTTATAGAAGAAGCAAAAAAGAAAGGTGCTAAAGTTGTTATAGGAGAAACTTTTGCACCTAAAAAGGTTGTGGATATGGTAGCAAAGGAAATAAATGGAAAGGTTTTAATACTAAATCCTGTTCATTCAGATGATTATGTTAGGGCTTTATCAAATTGGGGAAGCAAAATCTGTAACGCTTTAAAGGAGTAG
- the carA gene encoding glutamine-hydrolyzing carbamoyl-phosphate synthase small subunit: MLDRKPAILALEDGTYYEGYSFGAEGETYGEVVFTTSMTGYQEIITDPSFKGQIVTMTCPLIGNVGANSEDVESDGPKAEGFIVKEISEVYSNWRAEKSFEDYLKEYGVVGICEVDTRELTKKLRTVGTMRGVISTVDLDPDSLISKARSIPKMEGLNLVDEVTCKEPYEWEQGTWELGKGYKVEKNLKYSVVVLDFGIRYNILRNLVDVGIKPIVVPAKTPPEEILKLNPDGIFLSCGPGDPAAVSYAIETIRYLIATYKKPIFGICLGHQLTALAMGASTYKLKFGHRGANQPVKNKKTGRVEITAQNHGFAVDESTIPDDLEITHYSLNDGTVEGLKHKTKPLFTVQYHPESSPGPHDSRYLFREFEKLISDYRGK; the protein is encoded by the coding sequence ATGCTTGACAGAAAGCCTGCAATTCTTGCTCTTGAGGATGGCACCTATTATGAAGGATACTCCTTTGGGGCTGAAGGGGAAACCTACGGAGAAGTTGTTTTCACAACTTCAATGACAGGATATCAAGAGATTATTACCGATCCTTCGTTTAAAGGTCAGATAGTTACTATGACATGTCCGTTAATTGGAAACGTTGGAGCAAACAGTGAAGATGTTGAGTCCGATGGTCCAAAAGCTGAAGGATTTATAGTTAAAGAAATTTCTGAAGTTTACTCAAACTGGAGGGCTGAGAAGTCCTTTGAAGATTACTTAAAAGAGTATGGAGTTGTAGGTATCTGCGAAGTTGATACAAGGGAATTAACTAAAAAGCTTAGAACTGTTGGAACTATGAGAGGAGTAATTTCTACCGTTGACCTTGATCCTGACAGTCTTATTTCCAAAGCCCGTTCAATTCCAAAAATGGAAGGTCTTAACCTTGTGGATGAAGTAACCTGTAAAGAACCTTACGAGTGGGAACAGGGAACTTGGGAACTTGGAAAAGGGTATAAAGTAGAAAAGAACCTTAAATATTCGGTTGTTGTTCTTGATTTTGGAATAAGGTACAACATTTTGAGAAATCTTGTTGATGTTGGAATAAAACCGATAGTTGTTCCTGCAAAGACACCTCCAGAAGAAATTCTAAAACTTAATCCAGATGGAATATTCCTCTCTTGTGGGCCAGGAGATCCGGCAGCCGTATCCTACGCCATAGAAACTATTCGCTACCTTATAGCTACCTATAAAAAACCTATCTTTGGTATATGTCTTGGGCACCAACTTACAGCACTTGCCATGGGAGCTTCTACTTACAAATTAAAGTTTGGTCACAGAGGTGCAAACCAGCCAGTTAAAAATAAGAAGACTGGAAGGGTTGAGATTACCGCTCAGAACCATGGATTTGCCGTTGACGAATCAACAATACCTGATGACCTTGAAATTACTCACTACTCCCTTAACGATGGCACTGTAGAAGGTTTGAAGCACAAGACAAAGCCTCTTTTCACTGTTCAGTATCACCCCGAAAGCTCTCCAGGTCCTCACGACTCAAGGTATCTTTTTAGGGAATTTGAAAAGTTAATTTCCGATTATAGAGGTAAATAG
- a CDS encoding aminodeoxychorismate/anthranilate synthase component II, with product MILMIDNYDSFTYNVVQYFGKLGADIRVYRNDKITIDEIEKMKPEALVISPGPCTPKEAGISVEAIRHFAGKIPILGICLGHQSIGFAFGAKIVRAKKLMHGKASNIIHNEKDLFKGMKNPFSAIRYHSLVIDRETLPEVFEITAESEDDREIMGVKHKHLPIYGVQFHPESILTEDGIRIIENFLNLI from the coding sequence ATGATACTAATGATAGATAACTACGATTCTTTTACCTACAACGTCGTTCAGTACTTTGGAAAGTTAGGTGCAGACATAAGAGTTTACAGAAATGACAAAATCACGATTGACGAAATTGAGAAAATGAAGCCTGAAGCCCTTGTCATCTCCCCTGGCCCCTGCACTCCAAAAGAAGCTGGAATTTCCGTTGAAGCAATAAGACACTTTGCAGGAAAAATTCCAATACTTGGCATCTGTTTAGGACATCAATCCATAGGCTTTGCTTTTGGGGCTAAAATCGTAAGGGCAAAGAAACTTATGCATGGAAAAGCATCAAACATAATTCACAACGAAAAAGACCTTTTTAAGGGAATGAAAAACCCATTTTCAGCAATAAGGTATCACTCTCTCGTTATAGATAGAGAAACTCTCCCAGAAGTTTTTGAAATTACTGCAGAAAGCGAAGATGATAGAGAAATAATGGGAGTTAAGCATAAACACTTGCCAATTTACGGGGTTCAGTTTCACCCTGAATCCATCTTAACAGAGGATGGAATAAGGATAATTGAGAACTTTCTAAATTTAATTTAG